In one Rutidosis leptorrhynchoides isolate AG116_Rl617_1_P2 chromosome 8, CSIRO_AGI_Rlap_v1, whole genome shotgun sequence genomic region, the following are encoded:
- the LOC139861174 gene encoding transcription factor HEC2-like, which translates to MEMMPMMMELDELPDQFPLPFQDLSDSPLIQFSGESSTTNHHAPPQLSHLIYRNPPPLFIPSQHVRTFPRGNWFQQKPDSVEAMREMIFRMAALQPVQIDPESIKPPKRRNVKISKDPQSVAARHRRERISERIRILQRLVPGGTKMDTASMLDEAAHYMKFLKKQVQSLEQAAAAGGGSGVGGGVTIKTSTPLNVNVGCCGSSTTTMNNNSNLLIRTCGQPANQPSHMIANSMELLR; encoded by the coding sequence ATGGAAATGATGCCAATGATGATGGAACTTGATGAACTTCCAGACCAATTCCCCCTTCCTTTTCAAGATCTTTCCGACTCACCACTTATACAATTCTCCGGCGAAAGCTCCACCACAAACCACCACGCACCACCACAACTATCACACCTTATTTACCGTAATCCACCTCCTCTGTTTATCCCATCACAGCACGTGAGAACATTCCCACGTGGGAATTGGTTTCAACAGAAGCCAGACTCAGTTGAAGCCATGAGAGAGATGATATTCAGGATGGCCGCTTTGCAGCCGGTCCAGATTGACCCGGAATCGATCAAACCGCCAAAGAGACGTAACGTAAAGATATCGAAGGACCCACAAAGTGTTGCTGCACGGCATAGGAGGGAGAGGATTAGTGAGAGGATTAGGATATTGCAAAGATTAGTACCCGGTGGTACAAAAATGGACACTGCTTCTATGTTGGATGAGGCAGCTCATTATATGAAGTTTTTGAAAAAACAAGTCCAATCTTTGGAACAAGCTGCGGCAGCCGGCGGTGGCAGTGGAGTTGGCGGCGGTGTGACGATAAAAACATCAACACCATTGAATGTTAATGTTGGATGTTGTGGTAGTAGTACTACTACTATGAACAATAATTCTAATTTGCTAATTAGAACATGTGGTCAGCCTGCTAATCAACCTTCTCATATGATAGCTAACTCCATGGAGTTGCTTAGGTGA